A region of Allocoleopsis franciscana PCC 7113 DNA encodes the following proteins:
- a CDS encoding chemotaxis protein CheW, with translation MSDSLAVPDSLLLPTETASSKASQQFLRFHLMPNTTALLPMEQLTEVLTIPNGQIVPIFHMPAWVMGVYNWRGEILWMIDLGHLVGLTPWHRQANSSSIYRAIVLQAHSNQSAPNKLKSQMLGVVVNRVEDIELCNPDWIQSPPASTVTPELAPFLRGYWLKPNGEMLVVIDGQAIIGSMPK, from the coding sequence ATGTCTGATTCCTTAGCCGTTCCAGATTCTCTATTATTACCTACAGAAACAGCTTCCTCAAAAGCCAGTCAGCAGTTTTTGCGGTTTCATCTGATGCCCAATACAACTGCCTTATTGCCGATGGAACAACTGACTGAAGTACTGACAATTCCTAATGGGCAAATTGTACCGATTTTTCACATGCCTGCCTGGGTAATGGGTGTCTACAATTGGCGCGGGGAAATTCTTTGGATGATAGATTTAGGTCATTTAGTAGGACTTACTCCCTGGCATCGACAAGCGAATAGTAGTTCAATTTATCGAGCAATTGTACTCCAAGCTCATTCCAATCAGTCCGCGCCGAATAAATTGAAAAGCCAAATGTTAGGCGTTGTGGTGAATCGTGTAGAAGATATTGAGTTGTGTAACCCTGATTGGATTCAATCCCCGCCAGCGTCCACGGTTACCCCTGAACTCGCTCCATTTTTACGGGGTTACTGGTTGAAACCGAACGGTGAAATGCTAGTTGTCATAGATGGTCAAGCCATTATCGGATCGATGCCTAAATGA
- a CDS encoding response regulator transcription factor, with protein sequence MSTALVVDDSMTDMQILSRCLQQGGLNVVTANSGEEALAKLNNQKPDIIILDVVLPGSSGFEVCREIKAAAATSNIPIVICSTKGGEMDKFWGMKQGADAYLAKPVDQDEFVRTVKQLIKS encoded by the coding sequence ATGAGTACAGCTCTAGTTGTTGACGATTCCATGACCGATATGCAAATTCTGAGCCGCTGTTTACAGCAAGGAGGTCTCAATGTTGTGACCGCTAACAGTGGAGAAGAAGCTCTCGCTAAACTGAATAACCAGAAGCCAGACATCATCATTCTAGATGTGGTCTTACCAGGCTCTAGTGGATTTGAAGTCTGTCGTGAAATCAAAGCTGCCGCTGCTACCAGCAACATCCCCATTGTGATTTGTTCGACGAAAGGAGGCGAAATGGATAAATTTTGGGGAATGAAACAGGGAGCAGATGCTTATTTAGCTAAGCCGGTCGATCAAGACGAATTCGTCCGCACCGTTAAACAACTAATCAAGAGCTAA
- a CDS encoding response regulator: MRNVQQSPPLASASLFSAGKQIQFLETLKRLRFSGQLVFTSSKEEQWVFYLYLGHIMYATGGTHPVRRWQRNLDAHCPQWLSYRPTLQRDLTNLKATDSGLSWEYQLLSLWVTQQKITSEQATKIIRSVIAEVLFDLVQAMRVIYQINQDDLLPKPLVLIDIQEAIAQVQPYWRVWRNPTIADYSPNAAPIIKKPEELRQRTSQAAYQNLTQLLNGQRTLRDLAVQMKQDIVQVTRSLLPYIQWELVELISISDLPSPVDTPIPETPLPSAESTGSLIACVDDSPLVRQTMESLLVASGYRFLGVDDAMRAFAILLARKPDLIFLDLVMPNANGYEICAQLRKLSCFRDTPIVILTGNGGIVDRVRAKLVGASDFLSKPIDAGIVLGVLRKHLKQGDPRLKGEG; this comes from the coding sequence GTGAGAAATGTTCAACAATCTCCTCCTCTTGCCTCGGCTAGCTTATTTAGTGCTGGGAAGCAAATCCAATTCCTGGAAACTTTGAAGCGGCTGCGGTTTAGCGGTCAACTCGTGTTCACCAGTTCCAAAGAAGAACAATGGGTTTTTTATTTGTACCTGGGTCACATTATGTATGCGACAGGGGGAACTCATCCCGTCAGACGGTGGCAAAGAAATTTAGATGCTCACTGTCCTCAGTGGTTGAGTTATCGCCCAACGCTACAGCGCGATCTGACGAATCTTAAGGCTACAGATTCTGGACTGTCCTGGGAATATCAACTGCTAAGTTTATGGGTCACACAGCAAAAAATCACGAGTGAGCAAGCGACTAAGATAATTCGCTCAGTGATTGCAGAGGTTCTGTTTGATCTCGTGCAAGCGATGCGCGTCATTTATCAAATTAATCAAGATGACTTGTTACCAAAGCCCCTCGTATTGATTGATATACAGGAAGCGATCGCACAAGTTCAGCCCTATTGGCGCGTTTGGCGTAATCCGACCATTGCCGACTATTCTCCCAACGCTGCACCCATCATCAAAAAGCCGGAAGAACTGCGCCAGCGGACATCACAAGCGGCTTATCAAAATCTGACACAATTGCTGAATGGGCAACGCACTTTGCGTGACCTAGCCGTGCAGATGAAGCAAGATATTGTGCAAGTCACCCGTTCACTCCTACCCTACATTCAATGGGAGTTAGTGGAACTGATTAGCATCTCAGATCTGCCCAGTCCGGTTGATACCCCGATTCCTGAAACGCCGCTTCCGTCAGCAGAATCCACAGGGTCACTAATTGCCTGTGTCGATGACAGTCCTTTGGTTCGGCAAACCATGGAATCCCTACTTGTGGCATCCGGCTATCGGTTTTTAGGCGTGGATGATGCGATGCGGGCGTTCGCAATCCTGTTAGCCCGTAAGCCAGATTTAATCTTTTTAGATTTAGTCATGCCGAATGCCAATGGGTATGAAATTTGCGCTCAATTACGCAAGCTTTCTTGTTTCCGAGATACACCGATCGTAATTTTGACGGGCAATGGTGGCATCGTTGATCGGGTGAGAGCAAAGCTTGTTGGCGCATCAGATTTTCTCAGCAAACCAATAGATGCTGGGATAGTGCTAGGCGTACTACGCAAGCACTTAAAACAGGGTGATCCGAGGTTAAAGGGTGAAGGTTAG
- a CDS encoding DEAD/DEAH box helicase family protein: protein MVRTPTLAFDRGTLILHPPPRGKTWVDYATWDDRVEKFRIPAMHYRQLVEALQAEGTDFNDEAKEFSPLELVPSFEMEPYPHQTEALFAWKQAGRRGVVVLPTAAGKTYLAQLAMQATPRTTLIVVPTLDLMHQWYAHLTAAFPDAEVGLLGGGSRDRTPILISTYDSATIHAESLGNQYAMLVFDECHHLPTDFYRVIAEYAIAPYRLGLTATPDRSDGRHGDLKGLIGPEVYRKSPEDLAGFALAEHKLVQIKVKLSPKERDRYNTCIKLRNEFLRESKISLGSLEGWQKFVMASARSQTGRRAMLAHREAKEIASGTDGKLRILTDLLAQHYPERILVFTNDNATVYRISQDLLIPAITHQTPVKERHEILTRFREGEYKTLVASHVLNEGVDVPDARVAIILSGTGSSREYIQRLGRVLRKGSEGHKLALLYEVVAEDTSEEGTSQRRHGSEGKKEPQRHKEHRVIEKPKKPKLKQEQLEIFPSQPIYGVNQNQTPKAAESPAKWGEDETPEF, encoded by the coding sequence ATGGTTCGTACCCCTACTTTAGCGTTCGATCGGGGCACCCTAATTTTGCATCCACCGCCACGGGGGAAAACCTGGGTGGATTATGCGACTTGGGATGACCGAGTGGAGAAGTTTCGCATCCCTGCTATGCACTATCGCCAACTGGTGGAAGCCTTGCAAGCGGAAGGGACTGACTTTAACGATGAGGCTAAGGAATTTTCTCCCTTAGAATTGGTTCCCAGCTTTGAGATGGAACCTTATCCTCATCAGACAGAAGCGCTTTTCGCGTGGAAGCAAGCAGGGCGTCGAGGGGTGGTGGTGCTTCCCACCGCCGCCGGGAAAACCTATTTGGCGCAACTGGCGATGCAGGCAACGCCCCGCACCACATTGATTGTGGTGCCAACCCTAGATTTGATGCACCAGTGGTATGCTCACTTAACCGCCGCTTTTCCGGATGCAGAGGTGGGATTATTGGGGGGCGGTTCGCGGGATAGAACCCCGATTCTGATTTCCACTTACGACAGTGCCACCATCCATGCTGAATCATTGGGCAATCAGTATGCCATGCTGGTTTTTGATGAGTGTCACCACTTACCCACTGACTTCTACCGAGTAATTGCGGAATATGCGATCGCACCTTACCGTTTAGGACTCACTGCCACTCCCGATCGCTCCGATGGGCGTCATGGGGACTTGAAGGGCTTGATTGGGCCAGAAGTCTATCGTAAATCCCCAGAGGACTTGGCGGGGTTTGCCTTGGCGGAACACAAGTTAGTACAGATTAAAGTGAAGCTGTCCCCAAAAGAGCGCGATCGCTATAATACCTGCATCAAACTCCGCAATGAGTTTTTAAGGGAGTCGAAGATTTCCTTGGGCAGTTTGGAGGGTTGGCAAAAGTTTGTCATGGCGAGTGCGCGATCGCAAACGGGACGCAGAGCCATGTTAGCGCATCGGGAAGCCAAAGAAATTGCTTCGGGTACCGATGGCAAACTCAGGATTCTCACTGACTTACTGGCTCAACATTACCCAGAACGGATTCTGGTCTTCACTAACGATAACGCTACCGTCTACCGCATTTCCCAAGACTTGCTGATTCCAGCGATTACCCATCAAACGCCGGTCAAGGAACGCCATGAAATCCTCACTCGTTTTCGGGAGGGGGAGTACAAAACCTTGGTAGCATCCCACGTTCTCAATGAAGGGGTAGATGTCCCAGATGCTCGTGTGGCAATCATATTATCGGGTACAGGTTCCAGTCGGGAATATATTCAGCGCTTGGGTCGAGTATTACGTAAGGGTTCTGAGGGACATAAACTAGCGCTGCTTTATGAAGTTGTGGCAGAAGATACCAGTGAGGAAGGGACATCTCAACGTCGGCATGGTTCCGAAGGGAAGAAGGAACCACAAAGGCACAAAGAACACCGAGTCATTGAGAAGCCGAAGAAACCGAAGTTAAAGCAGGAACAGTTAGAAATTTTTCCGTCTCAACCCATTTACGGGGTGAATCAAAACCAGACTCCGAAAGCGGCTGAGTCACCTGCGAAGTGGGGAGAGGATGAGACACCGGAATTCTAA